A stretch of the Arachis stenosperma cultivar V10309 chromosome 6, arast.V10309.gnm1.PFL2, whole genome shotgun sequence genome encodes the following:
- the LOC130933814 gene encoding protein FAR-RED IMPAIRED RESPONSE 1-like: protein MKDVGIWTIFKVILNHSHPCCADLAEMLKQHRELSMFMHRTIETHEEAEIRPSKTYQSFVVAAGSHRELGFIEKDIWNYITRKVRNISEEDDAKEFGKYLVRMKEKNQNFFFELNLKGDHCIKHAFWADARSRATFDYFREVVSFDTTYNRNRYSVLSKHILGVQYNLVLGSFVAVNHHSQSTLLRCTLMKNEDIQSFKWLFECWLRCMGWKAPKRILTDQCASIQRAIELCMPTTIHR from the exons ATGAAGGATGTTGGTATTTGGACAATTTTCAAAGTTATTTTGAATCACTCACATCCTTGTTGTGCAGACTTGGCTGAGATGCTCAAACAACACAGGGAGCTTAGCATGTTCATGCATCGCACCATCGAAACCCACGAGGAAGCCGAAATCAGACCGAGTAAAACTTACCAATCATTTGTGGTAGCAGCTGGCAGCCACCGTGAACTAGGTTTTATAGAAAAAGACATCTGGAATTACATCACAAGGAAAGTACGGAATATTTCCGAAGAAGACGATGCCAAAGAATTTGGGAAGTACCTAGttagaatgaaagagaagaaccaAAATTTCTTCTTTGAACTCAACCTTAAAGGTGATCACTGCATTAAACATGCATTCTGGGCTGATGCAAGAAGCAGGGCTACATTTGATTATTTCAGAGAAGTGGTTTCATTTGACACCACCTATAACAGAAATAGATATTCGGTTCTTTCAAAACATATTTTGGGTGTTCA GTACAATTTGGTTTTAGGTTCTTTTGTTGCCGTGAATCACCACAGCCAGTCGACACTTCTTAGATGCACGCTGATGAAAAATGAGGATATCCAATCATTCAAATGGCTATTTGAGTGTTGGCTACGTTGCATGGGATGGAAGGCACCAAAACGTATTCTTACCGATCAATGCGCATCGATTCAAAGGGCAATTGAGCTGTGCATGCCAACAACAATTCACCGCTAG